In the genome of Candidatus Margulisiibacteriota bacterium, one region contains:
- a CDS encoding DUF5674 family protein, whose product MIKVADTENKISLGEIKKLFNTPADTSVKFSVDLQQKVLALGGEMHADSESLLLGNGSDYKSVWSCTLFPLNPKDAQIEYSSLLNIKPSMNNPGMEIISEAVRNEIKDIVDEIITG is encoded by the coding sequence ATGATCAAAGTAGCGGATACTGAAAACAAAATTTCTCTTGGGGAAATTAAAAAGCTCTTCAATACACCGGCGGACACTTCTGTTAAATTTTCCGTTGATTTGCAGCAAAAAGTTCTGGCCCTTGGCGGAGAAATGCATGCGGACTCGGAAAGCCTGTTGCTGGGTAATGGCAGCGATTATAAATCGGTATGGTCCTGCACCTTGTTCCCACTTAACCCTAAAGACGCCCAGATAGAATATTCTTCATTGCTCAACATTAAACCCTCTATGAATAATCCCGGTATGGAAATTATATCTGAAGCTGTCAGAAACGAAATTAAAGATATTGTGGACGAAATAATAACCGGATAA
- the rpmB gene encoding 50S ribosomal protein L28, which yields MAKKCEICGKRPMVGNNVSHSQRKTKRLFNPNLQTAVIDNKKVVICTSCMRTRAKA from the coding sequence ATGGCAAAAAAATGTGAAATCTGCGGAAAAAGACCGATGGTTGGAAATAATGTTTCACATTCCCAGAGAAAAACAAAAAGACTCTTTAATCCGAACCTGCAAACAGCGGTAATAGATAATAAAAAGGTAGTTATTTGTACTTCTTGTATGCGTACCAGAGCTAAAGCTTAA